One stretch of Agelaius phoeniceus isolate bAgePho1 chromosome W unlocalized genomic scaffold, bAgePho1.hap1 SUPER_W_unloc_2, whole genome shotgun sequence DNA includes these proteins:
- the LOC143692652 gene encoding serine/threonine-protein kinase pim-1-like — MSPPAAAGPEPQVPHSKERTPGHGRPGAAEGRSGAVAGPGPSADSRVPPAGKAQEALQERYRVGSLLGRGGFGSVFAATRLSDGAPVAIKRVPRDRIRHWGELPDGSSAPLEIVLLAKVSRGCAAVIQLLEWLELPDSFLLVLERPERCQELSAFLAERGFLPEEEARALFRQVLEAVRHCTACGVLHRDIKPENILLDLASGQLKLIDFGCGAFLQDTAYTQFAGTLSYSPPEWIQHQRYHGEAATIWSLGLLLCHLVMGKHPFRRGQEIIRGRILFPSWLSQECQDIIKRCLSMQPLDRPSLEELFCHPWVQGVPLP, encoded by the exons atgtCGCCCCC cgcggccgccggccccgagcctcaaGTGCCGCAttccaaagagcgaacgcctgggcatggccggcccggggcggctgaggggcgctcgggggccgttgctggtcccgggccgagcgctgacagccgcgtcccgcccgcagggaaggcgcaggaggccctgcaggagcggtaccgagtgggttcgctgctggggcgcggcggcttcggcagcgtcttcgcggccacgcggctctcggacggcgccccg gtggccatcaaacgCGTGCCGCGGGATCGcatccggcactggggcgagctg cccgacggcagcagcgCGCCactggagatcgtgctgctggccaaggtgtcCCGTGGCTGTGCCGCTGTcattcagctcctggagtggctcGAGCTCCCCGACAgcttcctgctggtgctggagcgtCCGGAGCGGTGCCAGGAGCTCTCGGCTTTCCTGGCGGAGCGGGGGTTCCTGCCGGAGGAGGAGGCGCgggcgctgttccgccaggtgctggaggccgtgcggcactgcaccgcctgcggggtcctgcacagggacatcaagcccgagaacatcctgctcgacctggccaGCGGGCAGCTGAAACTcatcgactttggctgtggcgcCTTCCTCcaagacacagcctacacccagtttgcag GAACCCTGTCCTACAGCCCACCAGAGTGGATCCAGCACCAACGCTACCACGGCGAGGCAGcgacgatctggtccctgggcctcctgctgtgccacctggTCATGGGCaagcacccgttcaggaggggccaggAGATCATCCGGGGGCGGATCTTGTTCCCATCttggctctctcaag agtgccaGGATATCATTAAGAGGTGTTTGTCCATGCAACCCTTGGACAGGCCATCCTTAGAAGAGCTTTTCTGCCATCCTTGGGTGCAGGGTGTTCCTCTGCCCTAG
- the LOC143692653 gene encoding olfactory receptor 14A16-like produces the protein MSNSSSIRHFLLLALADTRQLQLLHFCLLLGISLAALLGNGLIISAVACGHHLHTPMFFFLLNLALSDLGSICTTVPKAMHNSLWDTSNISYTGCATQLFSFVFCATTEYFLLTIMCYDRYVSICKPLHYGTLLGSRACAHMAAAAWASAFLNALMHTANTFSLPLCHGNALGQFFCEIPQILKLSCSKSYLRELGLLAVGVCLGLGCFVFIVFSYVQIFRAVLRIPSEQGRHKAFSTCLPHLAVVSLFISTGTFYYLKPPSISSPSLDLALSVLYSVVPPVLNPLIYSLRNQELKAAVWRLMTGCFQGH, from the coding sequence atgtccaacagcagctccatcaggcacttcctgctgctggcattggcagacacgcggcagctgcagctcctgcacttctgcctcttgctgggcatctccctggctgccctcctgggcaacggcctcatcatcagcgccgtagcctgcggccaccacctgcacacgcccatgttcttcttcctgctcaacctggccctcagcgacctgggctccatctgcaccactgtccccaaagccatgcacaattccctctgggacaccagcaacatctcctacactggatgtgctactcagctcttttcttttgttttctgcgCAACtacagagtatttcctcctgaccatcatgtgctacgaccgctacgtgtccatctgcaaacccctgcactacgggaccctcctgggcagcagagcttgtgcccacatggcagcagctgcctgggccagtgcctttctcaatgctctcatgcacacggccaatacattttccctgcccctgtgccatggcaatgccctgggccagttcttctgtgaaatcccacagatcctcaagctctcctgctcaaaatcctatctcagggaacttgggctacTTGCTGTTGGTGTCTGTTTAGGACTTGGTTGCTTTGTAtttattgttttctcctatgtgcagatcttcagggccgTGCTGAGGAttccctcagagcagggacggcacaaagccttttccacctgcctccctcacctggctgtggtctctctgTTCATCAGCACCGGTACATTTTACTACCTGAAGCCTCCCTCCATCtcgtccccatccctggatctggccctgtcagttctgtactcggtggtgcctccagtcctgaaccccctcatctacagcctgaggaaccaggagctcaaggctgcagtgtggagactgatgactggatgctttcagggaCATTAA